The Bemisia tabaci chromosome 5, PGI_BMITA_v3 genome includes a window with the following:
- the SmF gene encoding small nuclear ribonucleoprotein F, with amino-acid sequence MATAMPINPKPYLNNLTGKPVLVKLKWGHEYKGYLVSVDGYMNLQLANAEEFCGGGASGGPLGEVLIRCNNILYIRGMEEEDEEGEMRD; translated from the coding sequence ATGGCGACTGCTATGCCTATCAATCCCAAACCTTACCTAAACAACTTGACTGGAAAGCCCGTCCTTGTCAAGCTGAAATGGGGTCATGAATACAAGGGATACCTAGTTTCCGTAGATGGATACATGAATCTTCAGCTAGCAAACGCAGAGGAATTCTGCGGTGGAGGTGCTTCTGGTGGTCCTTTGGGTGAAGTATTGATCAGGTGTAACAATATTTTGTATATCAGAGGCatggaagaagaagatgaagaaggtGAAATGAGAGATTAA